In Microbacterium enclense, one genomic interval encodes:
- a CDS encoding helix-turn-helix domain-containing protein, with the protein MTTMAPATSVDRSPTGDERLGARVRGLRKARGLTLTQLAEAAALSHPFLSQLERGLARPSMASLERLARALGTSRVELIAASEPPRTDQDVRPSVVLADEGLIGPYAEGSARLLAAGPRRFEPLEFRGANAEPGDHYVHEEDEFLTVLEGTIVISLGPFGERRLSVGDSVYCRSGTPHRWHSPDGEPYRLLIVKELVHGSTTDAVDDTAPGVS; encoded by the coding sequence ATGACGACCATGGCTCCTGCGACGTCGGTCGACCGTTCCCCCACCGGTGACGAGAGGCTCGGAGCGCGCGTGCGGGGACTGCGCAAAGCGCGAGGGCTCACCCTGACGCAGCTGGCCGAGGCCGCCGCCCTGTCGCACCCCTTCCTCAGCCAGCTCGAGAGGGGGCTCGCGCGTCCGAGCATGGCGAGCCTCGAGCGCCTCGCCCGCGCCCTGGGGACGAGCCGGGTCGAGCTGATCGCGGCATCCGAACCTCCGCGGACCGACCAGGACGTGCGCCCGTCGGTCGTGCTCGCCGACGAGGGCCTGATCGGCCCCTACGCCGAGGGCAGCGCCCGCCTTCTCGCCGCGGGTCCGCGGCGGTTCGAGCCCCTGGAGTTCCGCGGCGCGAATGCCGAACCGGGTGACCACTACGTGCACGAGGAAGACGAGTTCCTCACCGTCCTCGAGGGGACGATCGTGATCTCGCTCGGTCCGTTCGGCGAACGACGACTCAGCGTGGGTGACTCCGTCTACTGCCGATCGGGCACTCCGCACCGGTGGCATTCACCCGACGGCGAGCCCTACCGGCTGCTGATCGTCAAAGAACTCGTCCACGGATCGACGACCGACGCGGTGGACGACACGGCCCCGGGAGTCTCATGA
- a CDS encoding glutathione-dependent formaldehyde dehydrogenase: MKALCWTGVNELSVENVEDPGILNAQDAIVKVTLSTTCGSDLHLLGGYVPTMRAGDVLGHEFIGEIVEVGSAVSKHKVGDRVVVCSFISCGKCWYCRNELYSLCDNGNPNAGIPEMLWGQAPGGCYGYSHALGGWAGSHAEYIRVPYADQGAFPVPEGVSDERALFASDAGPTGWMGADLGGVKPGDTVAVWGAGGVGQMAARASLLLGAERVIVIDRFQERLAQVEQIIGAETMNYETSEVTAELRELTGGRGPDVCIEAVGMEAHRDGPDFAYDQLKQQLRLQTDRPTAVREAIFAARKGGSLFVLGVFGGFVDKFPLGAVMNKGLTLRSAQQHGHRYIPMLLERMARDEIRTEHLATYVMPLEDGPEGYAMFKKKTDGCVRAVFRP; the protein is encoded by the coding sequence GTGAAGGCTCTGTGTTGGACCGGGGTGAACGAGCTCTCGGTCGAGAACGTCGAGGATCCCGGCATCCTGAATGCGCAGGATGCCATCGTGAAGGTGACGCTCAGTACGACCTGCGGGTCGGATCTGCACCTGCTCGGCGGCTACGTCCCCACGATGCGCGCCGGCGACGTGCTCGGCCACGAGTTCATCGGCGAGATTGTCGAGGTCGGGTCCGCCGTCTCGAAACACAAGGTCGGTGACCGCGTCGTGGTCTGCTCGTTCATCAGCTGCGGGAAGTGCTGGTACTGCCGAAACGAGCTGTACTCCTTGTGCGACAACGGCAACCCCAACGCGGGAATCCCCGAGATGCTCTGGGGGCAGGCCCCTGGCGGCTGCTACGGCTACTCCCATGCTCTCGGTGGCTGGGCCGGCAGCCACGCCGAGTACATCCGCGTGCCCTACGCCGACCAGGGCGCGTTCCCCGTTCCGGAGGGGGTGAGCGACGAGCGGGCGCTGTTCGCCTCGGACGCAGGCCCCACCGGATGGATGGGCGCCGACCTCGGCGGAGTGAAGCCCGGAGACACCGTTGCGGTGTGGGGCGCCGGCGGGGTCGGGCAGATGGCGGCGCGGGCCTCGCTGCTCCTCGGCGCGGAGCGTGTGATCGTGATCGATCGGTTCCAGGAACGGCTCGCTCAGGTGGAGCAGATCATCGGCGCCGAGACCATGAACTACGAAACCAGCGAGGTGACGGCTGAGCTTCGGGAGCTGACCGGCGGCCGAGGGCCCGACGTGTGCATCGAAGCGGTGGGGATGGAAGCCCACCGCGACGGTCCCGATTTCGCGTACGACCAGCTGAAGCAGCAGCTGCGGCTTCAGACGGACAGGCCCACGGCCGTTCGCGAGGCGATCTTCGCCGCCCGCAAGGGCGGCAGCCTCTTCGTGCTCGGCGTGTTCGGGGGCTTCGTCGACAAGTTCCCGTTGGGGGCGGTGATGAACAAGGGCCTGACGCTGCGCTCGGCGCAACAGCACGGGCACCGGTACATCCCGATGCTGCTCGAGCGGATGGCGCGGGACGAGATCCGCACCGAGCACCTCGCCACGTATGTCATGCCCTTGGAGGACGGACCGGAGGGCTACGCGATGTTCAAGAAGAAGACGGACGGGTGCGTCCGGGCGGTCTTCCGGCCCTGA
- a CDS encoding amidohydrolase family protein: protein MSVLVIRDAVAVVDDGGHVRTGDVTCVNGRIVEGADVTGATVVDATGCVVTAGLVNAHHHLLQTAFRTLPGTRGIPMREWLPAMAAAYTAAGIDPELTGLAARAGLAEALLSGVTTVADHHLTWPSGADTIGVARAAADAAAELGARLVFVRGAARDDPQEAAASAEAIVQALVPGAPGGVSADGMLQVAVGPAGVHSDPRETFDLLGEVARAYGLRRRTQANEVVDVEIALERYGSRPLGLLEDWGWLAPDVTLAHLCDVTDDEIARIAASGVSATHAPGCDVPMGWGIAPVRRLLDAGIPVGLGTSGGGSNDAGHLLADARLAMQVSALVGPQLPASEVLSLATSGSADGLGRPELGRLTPGSAADLCLWEVSGVADAGVADAVAGLLWASPGRRPRTVIVGGRIVVDDGRLLTADEDEIVARLFERVGR, encoded by the coding sequence GTGAGCGTTCTGGTCATCCGCGACGCGGTCGCCGTGGTCGATGACGGCGGACACGTCCGCACGGGCGACGTGACCTGCGTGAACGGACGGATCGTCGAGGGCGCCGACGTGACCGGGGCCACCGTGGTGGATGCCACGGGCTGCGTCGTCACGGCGGGTCTCGTGAACGCGCACCACCACCTGCTGCAGACGGCGTTCCGGACGCTCCCGGGCACCCGCGGCATCCCGATGCGCGAATGGCTGCCGGCGATGGCGGCGGCCTACACCGCCGCGGGGATCGATCCCGAGCTGACCGGTCTGGCCGCGCGCGCGGGACTCGCCGAAGCCCTCTTGAGCGGGGTGACCACTGTCGCCGACCACCACCTGACCTGGCCGAGCGGAGCCGACACGATCGGCGTGGCACGAGCCGCCGCGGATGCCGCGGCCGAGCTCGGCGCGCGCCTGGTGTTCGTGCGCGGGGCCGCGCGCGACGACCCGCAGGAAGCCGCCGCGTCGGCCGAGGCCATCGTGCAGGCGCTCGTGCCCGGCGCGCCCGGCGGCGTCTCCGCCGACGGGATGCTGCAGGTCGCCGTCGGGCCCGCCGGGGTCCACAGCGACCCGCGCGAGACGTTCGACCTGCTGGGCGAGGTCGCCCGCGCATACGGCCTCCGGCGGCGGACGCAGGCGAACGAGGTCGTCGACGTCGAGATCGCCCTCGAGCGCTACGGTTCGCGGCCCCTCGGCCTCCTCGAGGACTGGGGCTGGCTCGCCCCCGACGTGACGCTCGCTCACCTGTGCGACGTCACCGATGACGAGATCGCGCGGATCGCGGCATCCGGAGTCTCCGCCACGCACGCACCCGGCTGCGACGTGCCCATGGGGTGGGGCATCGCACCGGTGCGCCGCCTTCTCGACGCCGGCATCCCCGTGGGCCTCGGCACCAGCGGCGGAGGCAGCAACGACGCGGGGCACCTGCTCGCCGATGCGCGCCTCGCGATGCAGGTCTCGGCCCTCGTGGGGCCGCAGCTGCCGGCATCCGAGGTCCTGTCGCTGGCGACCTCGGGTTCGGCGGACGGGCTGGGTCGGCCGGAGCTGGGCCGCCTGACACCGGGGTCCGCCGCGGACCTCTGCCTGTGGGAGGTGTCGGGAGTGGCGGATGCCGGCGTCGCCGACGCCGTGGCAGGGCTCCTCTGGGCCTCACCCGGACGACGCCCGCGCACCGTGATCGTGGGCGGTCGGATCGTCGTCGACGACGGACGCCTGCTCACCGCCGACGAGGACGAGATCGTCGCGCGGCTGTTCGAGAGGGTGGGACGATGA
- a CDS encoding glutathione-independent formaldehyde dehydrogenase, translated as MKAVVYEGPRQVTVKDVPDARIERPTDVLVRITTTNICGSDLHMYEGRTSFETGRWFGHENMGEVIAVGDGVDKVTVGEHVVLPFNVACGHCKNCERGLTNYCLTAQPVPEWAGAAYGFADMGPWAGGQAELLRVPWGDFNCLRLGEDAEERSADYVMLADIFPTGYHATEMAGVKPGDQTVIYGAGPVGLMAALSATIKGASKVMVVDRHPDRLRLAESIGAIAIDDSKVDPVQAVLEQTMGLGADNGCECVGYQAHDPSGDEQPNLTLNRLVQSVRFTGRIGTVGVFVPQDPGSPDALAKEGQIAFDMGLHWFKGQTMGTGQAPVKKYNRQLRDLIAAGKANPSFIVSHELSLDEAPDAYEHFDNRDDGWTKVVLKPGKAA; from the coding sequence ATGAAAGCAGTCGTGTACGAGGGGCCGCGGCAGGTCACGGTGAAAGATGTCCCGGACGCGCGGATCGAGCGTCCGACCGACGTCCTGGTCCGCATCACCACGACCAACATCTGCGGGTCCGACCTCCACATGTACGAGGGCCGCACGAGCTTCGAGACCGGGCGGTGGTTCGGTCACGAGAACATGGGCGAGGTCATCGCGGTCGGCGACGGCGTCGACAAGGTCACGGTGGGCGAGCACGTCGTGCTCCCGTTCAACGTCGCGTGCGGGCACTGCAAGAACTGCGAGCGGGGCCTCACCAATTACTGCCTCACCGCTCAGCCCGTGCCCGAGTGGGCGGGTGCGGCGTACGGATTCGCCGACATGGGGCCGTGGGCGGGCGGCCAGGCCGAGCTGCTGCGCGTGCCCTGGGGCGACTTCAACTGTCTGCGTCTGGGAGAGGATGCCGAGGAGCGCTCCGCCGACTACGTGATGCTGGCCGACATCTTCCCGACCGGCTACCACGCCACGGAGATGGCGGGAGTGAAGCCGGGGGATCAGACCGTCATCTACGGCGCGGGCCCGGTCGGCCTGATGGCGGCCTTGTCCGCCACGATCAAGGGCGCGAGCAAGGTGATGGTCGTCGACCGGCATCCGGATCGACTCCGACTGGCCGAGTCGATCGGCGCGATTGCGATCGACGATTCGAAGGTCGACCCCGTGCAGGCCGTCCTCGAGCAGACCATGGGTCTCGGCGCCGACAACGGGTGCGAATGCGTCGGCTACCAGGCGCACGATCCGAGCGGCGACGAGCAGCCGAACCTGACCCTCAACCGTCTGGTGCAATCGGTGCGCTTCACGGGGCGGATCGGCACGGTCGGCGTCTTCGTGCCGCAGGACCCGGGCAGTCCCGACGCGTTGGCCAAGGAGGGCCAGATCGCGTTCGACATGGGCCTGCACTGGTTCAAGGGCCAGACCATGGGCACCGGCCAGGCGCCCGTGAAGAAGTACAACCGCCAGTTGCGCGACCTCATCGCCGCGGGGAAGGCGAACCCCTCGTTCATCGTCAGCCACGAGTTGTCACTCGATGAGGCACCGGATGCCTACGAGCACTTCGACAACCGAGACGACGGGTGGACCAAGGTCGTCCTCAAGCCCGGAAAGGCGGCGTGA
- a CDS encoding PDR/VanB family oxidoreductase: MSGGVTFDAIVRQRREAADGVVVLDLERANGTLPHWSPGAHIDVVLPAGIERQYSLCGSPSERGTWRIGVLREREGSVWLHENAHVGETLRVRGPANHFLFAPTAGRSYVFVAGGIGITPIVPMIEAADAAGAAWTLLYAGRSRRTMAFVDELVARYGERVEVFAADEGRRLDLAERFGTPVAREVVYSCGPSRLLEALEEAMAGWPRGSLHLERFEAKVLGSPVWAEPFEVDLMMSGITVTVPPERSILDVVEEAGAVVPSSCRVGTCGTCEVAVVDGDVEHRDSVLSPEEQDANRSMMVCVSRAACERITLEL, encoded by the coding sequence ATGAGCGGTGGAGTGACCTTCGACGCGATCGTGCGGCAACGGCGCGAGGCCGCCGACGGCGTGGTGGTGCTCGACCTCGAGCGGGCGAACGGCACCCTGCCGCACTGGTCGCCGGGCGCGCACATCGACGTGGTGCTGCCCGCCGGGATCGAGCGGCAGTACTCGCTGTGCGGCTCACCGAGCGAGCGGGGCACCTGGCGCATCGGCGTGCTCCGCGAGCGCGAAGGGTCGGTATGGCTGCACGAGAACGCGCACGTCGGCGAAACGCTCCGGGTGCGCGGACCGGCGAACCACTTCCTCTTCGCTCCCACCGCCGGGCGCTCGTACGTCTTCGTCGCCGGGGGGATCGGCATCACGCCGATCGTGCCGATGATCGAGGCGGCCGATGCCGCGGGCGCAGCCTGGACGCTTCTGTACGCGGGACGCTCACGACGCACCATGGCCTTCGTCGACGAGCTGGTCGCCCGCTACGGCGAGCGGGTCGAGGTCTTCGCGGCTGACGAGGGCCGTCGTCTCGACCTCGCGGAGCGCTTCGGCACCCCCGTCGCCCGCGAGGTGGTGTACTCGTGCGGCCCCTCACGTCTGCTCGAGGCCCTCGAGGAGGCGATGGCGGGCTGGCCGCGCGGGAGCCTGCACCTCGAGCGCTTCGAGGCCAAGGTGCTCGGCTCGCCCGTGTGGGCCGAGCCCTTCGAGGTCGACCTCATGATGTCGGGAATCACCGTGACGGTTCCGCCCGAGCGGTCGATCCTCGACGTCGTCGAAGAGGCGGGCGCGGTCGTGCCCTCCAGCTGCCGCGTCGGCACCTGCGGCACGTGCGAGGTCGCGGTCGTCGACGGCGACGTCGAGCACCGCGACTCCGTGCTGTCGCCGGAGGAACAGGATGCCAACCGCTCGATGATGGTGTGCGTTTCGCGAGCCGCGTGCGAGCGGATCACGCTCGAGCTCTGA
- the gguA gene encoding sugar ABC transporter ATP-binding protein has protein sequence MTEPILRMAGISKSFNGIPALADVSIDVHRGEVHAICGENGAGKSTLMKVLSGVYPAGSFEGSITLEGEQMAFRSINDSEAAGIVIIHQELALSPYLSIAENIFLGNEKARRGVIDWNATNTAAAQLLKRVGLRENPATKIFEIGVGKQQLVEIAKALAKEVKLLILDEPTAALNDDDSAHLLDLIDQLRDQGITCIIISHKLKEVLRIADRITIIRDGRTIETMRRDDPETDEGRIIRAMVGRDLNSLFPPREPDIGEELFRVENWTVHHPVDTERVVIDNASFTVRAGEIVGFAGLMGAGRTELAMSIFGRMYGTGISGEVYKNGQQIDVRTVDAAIKHGIAYATEDRKKYGLNLIGDIQVNVSASALARLARLGVVDRYREYKVADSYRYKMNIKAPSVAAITGRLSGGNQQKVVLSKWMFTGPDVLILDEPTRGIDVGAKYEIYGIINELAAQGKAVIVISSELPEVIGLSDRIYTISEGRITGEVSREDATQETLMRHMTAGRN, from the coding sequence ATGACCGAACCGATCCTGCGCATGGCGGGGATCTCGAAGTCGTTCAACGGCATCCCGGCTCTTGCCGACGTCTCGATCGACGTGCACCGCGGCGAGGTCCACGCGATCTGCGGAGAGAACGGCGCCGGGAAGTCCACCCTGATGAAGGTGCTCAGCGGGGTCTACCCGGCCGGCAGCTTCGAGGGCAGCATCACCCTCGAGGGTGAGCAGATGGCGTTCCGCTCGATCAACGACAGCGAAGCCGCCGGCATCGTGATCATCCACCAGGAACTGGCGCTCAGCCCGTACCTGTCGATCGCGGAGAACATCTTCCTCGGCAACGAGAAGGCCCGACGCGGTGTCATCGACTGGAACGCCACGAACACGGCGGCCGCCCAGCTGCTCAAGCGCGTGGGACTCCGCGAGAACCCCGCGACGAAGATCTTCGAGATCGGTGTCGGCAAGCAGCAGCTCGTCGAGATCGCGAAGGCATTGGCGAAGGAGGTCAAGCTCCTCATCCTCGACGAGCCGACCGCAGCCCTGAACGACGACGACTCCGCCCACCTGCTCGACCTCATCGACCAGCTGCGCGACCAGGGCATCACTTGCATCATCATCAGCCACAAGCTGAAGGAGGTGCTCCGCATCGCCGACCGCATCACGATCATCCGCGACGGACGCACCATCGAGACGATGCGTCGCGACGACCCCGAGACCGACGAGGGACGGATCATCCGGGCCATGGTCGGCCGCGACCTCAACAGCCTGTTCCCGCCGCGCGAGCCCGACATCGGCGAAGAACTGTTCCGCGTCGAGAACTGGACCGTCCACCACCCCGTCGACACCGAGCGCGTCGTCATCGACAACGCCTCGTTCACGGTGCGCGCGGGCGAGATCGTCGGTTTCGCGGGCCTGATGGGCGCCGGCCGCACCGAGCTCGCGATGAGCATCTTCGGCCGGATGTACGGCACCGGCATCTCGGGGGAGGTCTACAAGAACGGTCAGCAGATCGACGTCCGCACCGTCGACGCCGCGATCAAGCACGGCATCGCGTACGCCACCGAGGACCGCAAGAAGTACGGCCTCAACCTGATCGGCGACATCCAGGTCAACGTCTCGGCATCCGCGCTGGCCCGTCTCGCCCGCCTCGGCGTGGTCGACCGGTACCGCGAGTACAAGGTCGCCGATTCGTACCGCTACAAGATGAACATCAAGGCGCCCAGCGTCGCGGCGATCACCGGACGGCTGTCCGGCGGGAACCAGCAGAAGGTCGTGCTGTCGAAGTGGATGTTCACCGGTCCCGATGTCCTCATCCTCGACGAGCCGACCCGCGGCATCGACGTCGGGGCGAAGTACGAGATCTACGGCATCATCAACGAACTCGCGGCCCAGGGGAAGGCCGTCATCGTCATCTCGTCGGAGCTGCCCGAGGTCATCGGCCTCTCCGACCGCATCTACACCATCTCCGAGGGACGCATCACGGGCGAGGTCAGCCGTGAAGACGCCACCCAGGAGACGCTCATGCGGCACATGACCGCCGGAAGGAACTGA
- a CDS encoding XdhC/CoxI family protein, which produces MLDLAADLLPLLDANVPVAAVTVTAVVRSAPRGVGATLAVTRDARVIGSISGGCVESDAVMLGLDALRTGTVRRARFGFSDDGVVTPIAAGLACGGAVDVVAYPIEGDAVRAALGDARAGREAVLRLDLDGEPLVLRKPAPPRLIVLGAGEHAAALCRLGAAAGFAVTVCDDWALLVTPERFPDAAELVVASPHDYLATLDAPDDRTAVCVLTHDERLDVPALRAALRMPVGFVGAMGARATVARRAVLLRSAGVTDAELSRLHSPLGLDLGGSTPEETALSVIAEIVASRNAAGARPLREGLGARVHDGVREMPTGASCAVRSA; this is translated from the coding sequence ATGCTCGATCTGGCCGCCGACCTGCTGCCGTTGCTCGACGCGAACGTCCCGGTCGCGGCGGTCACCGTCACCGCCGTGGTGCGCAGCGCGCCGCGCGGAGTGGGCGCCACCCTCGCGGTCACCCGCGACGCCCGCGTCATCGGATCGATCTCGGGCGGGTGCGTCGAAAGCGACGCGGTGATGCTCGGCCTCGACGCGCTGCGGACGGGAACGGTGCGCCGCGCCCGGTTCGGTTTCTCCGACGACGGCGTCGTCACCCCCATCGCGGCGGGCCTCGCGTGCGGCGGGGCCGTCGACGTCGTGGCGTACCCGATCGAGGGCGACGCCGTGCGGGCGGCCTTGGGGGACGCCCGCGCGGGCCGCGAGGCGGTGCTCCGTCTCGACCTCGACGGGGAGCCGCTGGTGCTGCGCAAGCCCGCCCCACCGCGGTTGATCGTGCTGGGCGCGGGCGAGCACGCGGCCGCCCTGTGCCGCCTCGGTGCCGCCGCGGGCTTCGCTGTCACCGTCTGCGACGACTGGGCGCTCCTGGTCACCCCGGAACGTTTCCCGGATGCCGCTGAGCTCGTCGTCGCCTCCCCCCACGACTACCTCGCGACCCTCGACGCCCCCGACGACCGGACCGCGGTGTGCGTGCTGACACATGACGAGCGCCTCGACGTGCCGGCGCTGCGCGCGGCCCTGCGGATGCCGGTCGGTTTCGTCGGGGCGATGGGGGCGCGTGCCACCGTCGCGCGACGCGCGGTGCTCTTGCGCTCGGCCGGAGTGACCGATGCCGAGCTCTCGCGCCTGCACTCCCCCCTCGGCCTCGACCTCGGGGGCTCGACGCCCGAGGAGACGGCACTGTCGGTGATCGCCGAGATCGTGGCATCCCGCAACGCCGCCGGCGCGCGACCGCTGCGCGAGGGTCTCGGGGCGAGGGTGCACGACGGTGTCCGAGAGATGCCGACAGGAGCGTCGTGCGCGGTGAGGAGCGCGTGA
- a CDS encoding NTP transferase domain-containing protein, translated as MPAAPLEPPCGVVLAAGAGRRFGGPKALARTPAGTPWIALAVRALREGGCGDIFVALGAGADVATPLVPTGTTIVRVDDWESGMAASLRASLARAASGSAPAAVVVPVDTPDVAPAAVARLARRAAPDALAQAVYGDRPGHPVLLGRDHWAAVSAAARGDIGARPYLIAQNAELVECGDLWSGADRDER; from the coding sequence ATGCCCGCCGCCCCCCTCGAGCCGCCGTGCGGAGTCGTCTTGGCCGCGGGGGCCGGTCGTCGTTTCGGTGGTCCCAAAGCTCTCGCCCGCACCCCCGCGGGTACCCCCTGGATCGCCCTCGCGGTCCGCGCCCTGCGCGAGGGAGGATGCGGTGACATCTTCGTCGCGCTCGGCGCCGGAGCCGACGTCGCGACACCGCTCGTGCCGACCGGGACGACGATCGTGCGCGTCGACGACTGGGAGTCGGGCATGGCGGCGTCCCTCCGTGCGAGCCTCGCGCGGGCGGCATCCGGATCCGCCCCGGCCGCCGTCGTCGTGCCGGTGGACACCCCCGATGTCGCCCCGGCGGCCGTCGCACGCCTGGCTCGCCGCGCCGCGCCCGACGCCCTCGCCCAGGCGGTCTACGGCGATCGGCCCGGGCACCCGGTGCTGCTGGGTCGCGACCATTGGGCGGCCGTGAGCGCCGCCGCCCGCGGCGATATCGGGGCCCGGCCCTACCTGATCGCGCAGAACGCCGAGCTCGTCGAATGCGGCGATCTGTGGTCGGGGGCCGATCGCGACGAGCGCTGA
- the gguB gene encoding sugar ABC transporter permease, producing MATASTQTVEAPTQPGPRRRGILSRINFRQFGILAALVIIIVLFQVLTGGRLLMPGNVNNLIQQNAYVLILAIGMVMVIIAGHIDLSVGSVVAMVGAIAAIAMNQWGLPWWLAVILSLAVGAVVGAWQGFWVAFVGIPAFIVTLAGMLLFRGLTLVLLTGGTIAGLPDGFTAIGAGWLPPVLGYVGVWDSLTVVLGVVAVVALIAQQLRTRATLRRLELPREVAWSFWLKNAIAAVAIMAVAFTLAAYNGTPIVLIILAVLVLAYTFVLNRTTFGRHIYAMGGNLFAAVMSGVKTKWVNFFIFVNMGVLAGLAAVVSTARAGGAVASAGQNYELDAIAAVFIGGAAVQGGIGTVIGAVVGGLVMGVLNMGLSILSVDAAWQMAIKGIVLLLAVAFDIFNKRRNGGA from the coding sequence ATGGCCACCGCATCCACCCAGACGGTCGAAGCGCCGACCCAGCCCGGGCCTCGCCGCCGCGGCATCCTGTCGCGCATCAACTTCCGTCAGTTCGGCATCCTCGCCGCCCTGGTCATCATCATCGTGCTGTTCCAGGTGCTCACCGGCGGACGACTGCTGATGCCCGGAAACGTCAACAACCTCATCCAGCAGAACGCCTACGTGCTGATCCTCGCGATCGGCATGGTCATGGTGATCATCGCCGGCCACATCGACCTGTCGGTGGGCTCGGTGGTCGCCATGGTCGGTGCGATCGCGGCCATCGCGATGAACCAATGGGGCCTGCCCTGGTGGCTGGCGGTCATCCTGTCGCTCGCCGTCGGCGCCGTCGTCGGTGCGTGGCAGGGCTTCTGGGTCGCCTTCGTCGGCATCCCCGCGTTCATCGTGACCCTCGCCGGCATGCTGCTGTTCCGCGGCCTCACGTTGGTGCTGCTGACCGGTGGCACCATCGCCGGTCTGCCCGACGGCTTCACCGCCATCGGCGCCGGCTGGCTGCCTCCGGTGCTGGGTTACGTGGGCGTCTGGGACTCCCTCACCGTCGTGCTCGGTGTCGTCGCCGTCGTCGCGCTCATCGCGCAGCAGCTGCGGACGCGGGCGACGCTGCGCCGCCTCGAGCTGCCCCGCGAGGTCGCGTGGTCGTTCTGGCTGAAGAACGCCATCGCCGCCGTGGCGATCATGGCGGTCGCCTTCACCCTCGCCGCGTACAACGGCACGCCGATCGTGCTGATCATCCTCGCCGTGCTCGTGCTCGCCTACACGTTCGTGCTCAACCGCACGACCTTCGGTCGTCACATCTACGCGATGGGTGGCAACCTCTTCGCCGCGGTGATGAGCGGCGTGAAGACGAAGTGGGTCAACTTCTTCATCTTCGTCAACATGGGTGTGCTCGCCGGTCTCGCCGCGGTCGTCAGCACCGCGCGCGCCGGTGGCGCCGTGGCATCCGCGGGTCAGAACTACGAACTGGATGCCATCGCCGCGGTGTTCATCGGTGGCGCCGCCGTCCAGGGCGGTATCGGGACCGTCATCGGAGCCGTCGTCGGTGGCCTCGTCATGGGCGTGCTGAACATGGGTCTGTCGATCCTGAGCGTGGACGCTGCCTGGCAGATGGCGATCAAGGGCATCGTCCTGCTGCTGGCCGTCGCGTTCGACATCTTCAACAAGCGGCGCAACGGCGGTGCGTGA
- the chvE gene encoding sugar ABC transporter substrate-binding protein, which yields MLKKILTGAAIAALAVGLGACSSERATTGGGDASGGGTECNVGIAMPTRSLERWINDGEQLQKKLTDAGCTVDLQYADNKTDQQISQIQNQISGGAKILVIAAIDGSTLGPVLQEAKAQNAKVIAYDRLINGSENVDYYATFDNYKVGTLQGQYIEEQLGLKDGKGPFNLEPFAGSPDDNNAKFFFAGAWDVLKPYIDKGQLVVPSGKSPANDDAWASIGIQGWASDKAQAEMDNRLSSFYGDGKKVNVVLSPNDSLAIGIEASLKSAGYTPGADYPIITGQDADKANVKAILDGAQSMTVWKDTRALGDRVFTMIQELKDGKEVEVNDTKTYDNGKKVVPSYLLTPEVVVKDDVQSKLIDSGFLKASDVGL from the coding sequence ATGCTGAAGAAAATCCTGACCGGTGCGGCCATCGCCGCACTCGCCGTCGGTCTCGGAGCGTGCAGCTCGGAGCGCGCGACCACCGGCGGCGGCGACGCCTCGGGCGGCGGCACCGAGTGCAACGTCGGTATCGCGATGCCCACCCGTAGCCTCGAGCGGTGGATCAACGACGGCGAGCAGCTCCAGAAGAAGCTCACCGACGCTGGCTGCACCGTCGACCTCCAGTACGCCGACAACAAGACCGACCAGCAGATCAGCCAGATCCAGAACCAGATCTCGGGCGGCGCGAAGATCCTCGTGATCGCCGCGATCGACGGTTCGACCCTCGGCCCGGTGCTGCAGGAGGCCAAGGCCCAGAACGCGAAGGTCATCGCGTACGACCGCCTCATCAACGGCAGCGAGAACGTCGACTACTACGCCACGTTCGACAACTACAAGGTCGGCACCCTGCAGGGGCAGTACATCGAGGAGCAGCTGGGGCTGAAGGACGGCAAGGGCCCGTTCAACCTCGAGCCCTTCGCCGGTAGCCCCGACGACAACAACGCGAAGTTCTTCTTCGCCGGCGCGTGGGATGTCCTCAAGCCCTACATCGACAAGGGCCAGCTGGTCGTCCCCAGCGGCAAGTCGCCCGCCAACGACGACGCATGGGCGTCGATCGGCATCCAGGGCTGGGCGTCCGACAAGGCGCAGGCCGAGATGGACAACCGCCTCTCGTCGTTCTACGGCGACGGCAAGAAGGTCAACGTCGTGCTCTCGCCCAACGACAGCCTCGCCATCGGTATCGAGGCGTCGCTGAAGTCGGCCGGCTACACCCCCGGGGCGGACTACCCGATCATCACGGGCCAGGACGCCGACAAGGCCAACGTCAAGGCGATCCTCGACGGCGCCCAGTCGATGACCGTGTGGAAGGACACCCGCGCCCTCGGCGACCGCGTGTTCACGATGATCCAGGAGCTCAAGGACGGCAAGGAGGTCGAGGTCAACGACACCAAGACCTACGACAACGGCAAGAAGGTCGTGCCCTCCTACCTGCTGACCCCCGAGGTCGTCGTCAAGGACGACGTGCAGTCGAAGCTCATCGACTCGGGCTTCCTGAAGGCGTCCGACGTCGGACTCTGA